A genomic segment from Spinacia oleracea cultivar Varoflay chromosome 3, BTI_SOV_V1, whole genome shotgun sequence encodes:
- the LOC110793918 gene encoding linamarin synthase 2 yields the protein MDEANKKGHVVCISFPAQGHLNPMMQFAKLLHSRGFYITFVNTHFNHNRLIRAKAASSSSSSSSSSSSSSSSSSSISFSFPDFNFESMSDGLPPSDRDATQDPPSLCYALLENCLPASRELLARIGSADGVPAITCVVSDGLMGGAMEAAKEIGVPAVQLWTASACGFMAYFQYPQLLTRGIIPFKDENFEHDGTLNKLVDWIPGMEENMRLRDLPSLMRITDPNEILFTFQRDQLQHCLQASAIIFNTFDSIEQKVLEAIKSNISPQIYTVGPLHLLEEKHVPESPLKSFRPTLWRDDIYCLEWLAQRKPKSVVYVNYGSVTTMSKENLVEFAWGLANSKHPFLWVLRPDVVTVDDDGSDLLPEEFSDEITGRGLVVSWCPQEKVLVHPSVGVFLTHCGWNSLLEGVCGGGLPLICWPFFFEQPTNCRYACLDDEWGFGLEVNQQVKRKEVEDLVREVMGGEKGEKLRKRALSWQQKAEEATDVGGSSFDNLKKFLKEILHL from the exons ATGGATGAAGCTAATAAAAAAGGGCATGTAGTATGTATAAGTTTCCCAGCACAAGGCCATTTAAATCCCATGATGCAATTCGCGAAGCTTCTCCATTCTAGAGGCTTCTACATCACCTTCGTCAACACCCACTTCAACCACAACCGTCTCATCAGGGCCAAGGctgcttcatcatcatcatcatcatcatcatcatcatcatcatcatcatcatcatcatcatcaattagCTTCTCCTTTCcagatttcaatttcgaaaGCATGTCTGATGGATTACCACCGTCTGATCGTGATGCTACCCAGGACCCTCCCTCTCTCTGTTATGCTCTCCTTGAGAATTGTTTGCCTGCTTCTCGAGAGCTCTTGGCCAGGATAGGGTCGGCGGACGGTGTTCCGGCGATTACATGCGTGGTTTCCGATGGGTTGATGGGTGGTGCTATGGAAGCTGCTAAGGAGATTGGTGTTCCTGCTGTACAGTTATGGACTGCCTCTGCTTGTGGATTCATGGCTTATTTTCAGTATCCTCAACTTCTTACAAGGGGAATTATACCATTTAAAG ATGAAAACTTTGAGCACGACGGGACCTTAAACAAGCTTGTGGATTGGATACCGGGCATGGAAGAGAACATGCGCCTTCGAGACCTTCCTTCTCTTATGAGAATTACAGATCCAAATGAAATCCTTTTCACATTTCAAAGAGATCAACTCCAACATTGTCTTCAAGCATCCGCCATCATATTCAACACTTTCGATTCCATCGAACAAAAAGTATTAGAGGCCATTAAGTCCAATATCTCCCCTCAAATCTACACCGTGGGCCCACTTCATTTACTAGAGGAAAAACACGTTCCCGAAAGCCCATTAAAGTCATTCAGGCCCACTTTATGGAGAGACGACATCTATTGTCTTGAATGGTTGGCCCAAAGAAAGCCCAAGTCAGTAGTATATGTTAACTATGGTAGCGTTACCACAATGTCTAAGGAAAACCTTGTGGAGTTTGCATGGGGATTAGCCAATAGTAAGCACCCATTCTTGTGGGTCCTACGCCCGGATGTTGTCACCGTCGACGACGACGGATCCGATCTTTTGCCTGAAGAATTTAGTGATGAGATAACAGGTAGAGGATTGGTGGTGAGTTGGTGTCCACAAGAGAAAGTGTTGGTTCACCCTAGTGTTGGTGTTTTCTTGACACACTGTGGGTGGAATTCTTTGCTTGAGGGTGTTTGTGGTGGTGGTTTGCCCCTTATTTGTTGGCCGTTCTTTTTTGAGCAACCTACCAATTGTCGGTACGCGTGTTTGGATGATGAGTGGGGGTTTGGGCTTGAGGTGAATCAACAAGTGAAGAGGAAGGAGGTTGAGGATTTGGTTAGAGAGGTGATGGGTGGAGAGAAAGGGGAGAAGTTGAGAAAAAGGGCTTTGAGTTGGCAGCAAAAAGCTGAGGAGGCTACCGATGTTGGTGGTTCATCTTTtgataatttaaaaaaatttctCAAAGAGATTTTACATTTGTAA
- the LOC110793915 gene encoding extensin-like, translating to MALKTSFLFACFLIISTQAYANCPPGAETPTGSPPKSSPTTPPPTATPPTYTPPMTPTTPPTATPPTATPPSATPPTPVTPPTATPPTYTPTTPPTPVTPPTATPPTPVTPPTATPPTYTPTTPPTAPPTPVTPPTATPPTYTPTTPPTTPPTPATPPTATPPTYTPTTPPTTPPTPVTPPTATPPTYTPTTPPTTPPTPATPPTATPPTPVSPPTATPPTYTPTTPPTTPPTPATPPTATPPTYTPTTPPTTPPTPVTPPTATPPATPPTPVTPPTATPPTYTPTTPPTTPPTPVTPPTATPPTYTPATPPTATPPTATPPTYTPATPPTPVTPPTATPPTATPPTYTPPQTPTTPPTQPPSTYPPTPETPSVPPYKHGYCVVECMNRCRSSPAYVGRTRMCVRICSQCCKANDKCVPGPAKTCPSWDSIVYHGYTVQCP from the exons ATGGCTTTGAAAACTTCCTTCTTGTTTGCCTGTTTCCTTATCATATCCACTCAG GCATACGCTAATTGTCCTCCCGGCGCTGAAACACCTACCGGTTCTCCGCCAAAGTCTTCTCCTACCACTCCCCCGCCAACTGCTACTCCCCCAACCTACACACCACCAATGACTCCAACCACTCCTCCAACTGCCACTCCTCCAACCGCCACACCCCCATCTGCTACTCCCCCCACTCCGGTCACTCCACCAACAGCCACACCTCCTACCTACACTCCAACAACTCCGCCAACTCCCGTCACTCCGCCAACCGCCACACCCCCAACTCCCGTCACTCCACCAACCGCCACACCCCCAACCTACACCCCCACCACCCCCCCAACTGCTCCCCCAACTCCCGTCACTCCACCAACCGCCACACCCCCAACCTACACCCCCACCACCCCCCCAACTACTCCCCCAACTCCCGCCACTCCACCAACCGCCACACCCCCAACCTACACCCCCACCACCCCCCCAACTACTCCCCCAACTCCTGTCACTCCACCAACCGCCACACCCCCAACCTACACCCCCACCACCCCCCCAACTACTCCCCCAACTCCCGCCACTCCACCAACTGCTACACCCCCAACTCCCGTCAGTCCTCCAACTGCCACTCCCCCAACTTACACTCCAACGACTCCCCCGACTACTCCTCCAACTCCCGCCACTCCACCAACCGCCACACCCCCAACTTACACTCCAACCACTCCCCCAACTACTCCTCCAACTCCCGTTACTCCACCAACTGCCACTCCCCCAGCTACTCCTCCGACCCCCGTTACTCCACCAACTGCCACTCCCCCAACTTACACCCCAACCACACCCCCAACGACTCCTCCAACTCCCGTCACTCCACCAACAGCCACACCCCCAACTTACACTCCAGCAACTCCTCCAACTGCCACCCCACCAACAGCCACTCCCCCAACTTACACTCCAGCGACTCCTCCAACTCCCGTCACTCCACCAACTGCCACCCCACCAACAGCCACTCCCCCAACCTACACTCCACCACAAACTCCCACTACTCCTCCGACCCAACCTCCTTCCACTTATCCACCAACTCCAGAAACTCCTTCCGTACCACCTTACAAGCATG GGTACTGCGTGGTGGAATGTATGAACAGATGCAGATCTTCACCAGCTTACGTCGGAAGGACAAGAATGTGTGTGAGAATATGCAGTCAATGTTGCAAAGCTAATGACAAGTGTGTTCCCGGCCCTGCCAAAACTTGCCCATCATGGGACTCCATTGTCTACCACGGTTACACCGTCCAGTGTCCTTAA